The nucleotide sequence AGTTCTGGTGCTCTAGCCTCGTTTTCCCCTTCTGCAGGTACTCCCAGACGGGCAACTATGAGTTAGCTGTGGCCCTGTCCCGCTGGGTGTTCAAGGAGGAAGGGGTCCTCCGCGTGGGGCCCGTGTCCCACCATCGGGTGGGTGAGACCGCCCCACCCAATGCCTACACTGTCACCGACCTCGTGGTAAGCGTGCCTTGGAGCAGGAGGGCACCCTTGCGGTTTTGGCCAAGTTGCTTTGGCTTGAAAGTCTTTATTGAACATTTCTCTGACGGCCTTCGTGGCCTACATAAGGAAGAAGAAAGTCATCTCTACTCCTAAGAATGTCCGTGTAGGTGCAGAGCGCCTGGCACATCAGCTGATGTCTGCAGGGGTGTGGGTCCGAAGGGGGCGTGGGTTCGCTGTGGAAGGGCAGGAGCCGGACGCCTTCCCTGGGTGCTCACTGCTGGGAGCGGGATTCGCTAGAGTCGGGTCTGGAGGATGTAAAGGGGTAGGGAAGGTGGCAGCAGGAAGGCCTGAGAGTGCCCGGCCCACTTGTGAGCCAAGCGGTCTGGGTGCAGACTTGGATGGGCCTGTGCCAAGCTGTGGCTCAGAGTTCCTGtcccgggtggggggtggggctcccCCAGAGTCCGGTCAGGCAGACGAGCGGTTCAGAGCAGCTCTGAGTGTGGCGGCCCCCTGGCTAACCAGCCTGCGGTCTCAGGAGTACAGCATCGTGATCGAGCAGCTCTCAGATGGCAGATGGGTCCCCTTTGATGGTGATGACATTCAGCTGGAGTTTGTCCGCATCGATCCTTTCGTGAGGACGTTCTTGAAGAAGAAAGGTAAGTAGGAGCCGTGCCCGGGCAAGCTGCGGGCTGACAGCCCCACAGTGGCTTGCTCTCGTGGGGCAGGAAGCCGCTCCTGGTTATGGTCTCGGATCTTCCCCAGGAGGCAAATACAGCGTCCAGTTCAAGTTGCCGGACGTGTATGGAGTGTTCCAGTTTAAAGTGGATTACAACCGGCTAGGCTACACGCACTTGCACTCTTCCACTCAGGTGAGCGTCAGTCACGGTCCCCTTTTTGGCTACAGCAGCCCCGCCTGTGCTGCTGAGTGGCCCAGACCTGTCACCTCTGTCCTGTCGTAGGTGTCCGTGAGGCCACTCCAGCACACGCAGTACGAGCGCTTCATCCCCTCGGCCTATCCCTACTACGCCAGCGCCTTCTCCATGATGCTGGGCCTGTTCATCTTCAGCACGGTCTTCTTGCacatgaaggagaaggagaagtctGACTGAGGGGAGGAGCCCTGGGACTCCTTAAGACACGGGGATGGGAGTTACGTAGGATTGGGTCTTCCTGTACGgtgggtgttttttttgttgtttttttaaaagccgTGTGATGGTGGCACAGCCTTACCTCAGGGGGAAGTGCGGCATCGAGTaccaaggggtggggggtggggactgaTTTTTATGTGCGCTAAGTGGTATTTTTCATATGTGGTCACTCTCATTTCTAAGATAAACATTGCCCTCCAACTCTGTCTGGCCCGTGTGCTTTGTGGTGGGGATGCTGTTCAGTTGTGTTGCTGACCAAGGACTGCATTTCCCTTAAGCATGAAATCCTAGAACTTCGAGGGAGAGGACGTGGTTAATTAAATACACCAAGGTGTTTGACTTTCTAATAGGATTATCGAGTTGAGGTGTATGCTCACCTTGCTTTAGGCAATAGTTGGATCTCTAAAAAGCACGTGTAAAATTGCGTGTGGAATCCCTTCCCCATTGTTGATCTCTACTCACAGaactttcttgtcttttattaGGGTGTAAGAATCACTCTTAAAGCCACATATTCAATTCAAAGCAAATATGTGTTCTTCGGTTGTAAatgtgcatttaattttttataattcctGTAAGAAATGCTAGTCAAAAGGCAGATGAGCAAGTAAAACACACTGTCAATTTCCATTTCATCATCGCTTCTAGCTCTGGACTTGTGTCCGTAGCTGGAGGAGCTCAGCAGAAGTGCTTCCTCAGAGACACCCCGAGCTTTCCAGGCCTCGCTGGATGTCTTCTCATTTTGATGCCTGCATATACTGACCTGGCAGATTCTGCCTTAGCTTGAAAGATATGCAGACCGAGGTCCTGGCTGCCACTTTCAAACCATCCAGGGTCCATTCCTGGAGTCCGTGCTGTCCTAATAACCCCTGCTTTGCCTGAAACCCCCccccaatccccccccccccccccccccccgcaagagATCTGCTCCGCCATGGACTTCACAGAGGTCTGTGAGGGAGGCCGGGCTTCTGGCCCACAGTTAACACCGGCCTCTCTCCTCACCTGCTACAGAGAACTCACTCCTGTGGATCTGTACTCTGATCTTACCACATTGTTAGTACTAATATACAGAGGGCCTAGTgataatcatttctttttagagtTTGGCCCCCTGGATTCATCTAGACCATGGGTTGACAAATGATGGCTTGGCCAGTTTGGCCTGTAAGCCAAAAGTGATTTTCACGTTTTTAAATAGttgaagcaaatttaaaaaagagtatttagTGACACATGAATTCACATCTTGGTATATGTACGTATTTCAGACTGCTTTTGTGCTCTAACAACAGTGGAGTAGCCACGACACAGTATTTACCACGGGCGCTCCGCAGGAAGTCTGCCAGCTTCTCCAGCTCCGCTCTAGTCCAGTCTCTCCCAGCCCAGGTGAGAGAACCTCACGCAGGTTACACGATACACCTGAAATCGCATAGCTAGGGTGAGTTAGTGGCTGCAGACTGAACTTTGCCGCTGGCTCTTCCTTCCATTTGCCAAACCAGAGGCCTTCTCTAGTGCCGACCAGCCTCTCCGCGCCATCCTCCACGTGCCGCCCACCCTCGCGCCTGGGAGCCCACCCCGCCCCGCAGCACTCACAGACCACACAGATGTTGCTAAGTTCTTTAGTAATACGCCAGCTACAGTGGAGCCCTCACGGGGCCGCTCTCCAGGAGCAGAGGAGCAGGGCTGCCTGGCACAGCGCCTCGTACTCCAGGTTGGCCAGAAATAACATCTTCATCTTGGTCTCCACGCAGCTCTTCTCCGGGCGCCGGTCAGCCAGCAGGGTGGCAGCCGACTGCTGGAGGAGCCAGCCGATCATCTTGTCTAGTTTCAGATTCCTCAGCGCTAGAGTGTGTTCACCCCAGAGGCTTAAATGAAGTACGTTAGCAGCTACTCGGGCAGATGGTCTCTGCAACAGGCAGGGAAGCGGAAGCTTAGAACATCGTTGGCAAAGCATTCGACCCACAACCTGATATGTTAGCGAATTCTTATTTTAGGATCTTCCCTTCTCTGGCCCCAAAACCAAATTCTTGTTCACCCCTTTGTCTCTCCTTCCTAGAATACCATTCACTCACCGGACACCTGCTGGCCGCTCTCTACCCCTGTTCCTGGCTTTTCCAGGGGCATACCCGTGCCCTGTGCAGTCTGCATTGTTGAAATAGCCTCCCCAACAAGGAAGGCCCACAAACCACCTGGGTCCTAGCACTCTCTGGAGTGAGGGGTCCTCTCCTCGCTCGGTAACTGGCAGCAGTGAGCACAGGCTGTGGCCCTGATGACAGCATGTCGCCCAGTGGGAGGAAGTGGCAGGACAGTAGCTTGAACCCTGTCTGCCTTTGTGCCCTTCCACGAGGCACTCCAGCTGAACTGGGCCTACAGTGCCCAATCACGGCTTCAAATATTCCAGCCTTTAAGTTCCCTAACTGATCTCAAAAATGTCCAGATTTGCTCTTGGGAGAGGTCTTCACATCTGTCTCATTAGGTGTCAACTGTTGTATAAACTACAACTccattaaatatttctaaaaacattATCTTCTAAGTAACTTAAGCCACTAAAGCCAAGAAGAGCTGCGATGCTGGAATTCTCATTTGGTGGCCGGCTCCCCTACTCGTGTTAATACTAAAGTTTGTTCTCCTGTACTTGGCTTTCTAAGAGGAGCTGTCTGTCACTCTAGTCTTGCCCAAACCTGATCTTTACTCTGGAAGATAGATACACTCCCTGCAAATCCTGGGGACAGCCTCACCTTGCTGGCGTCTCGCTGGAGCAGTGACCTCACCAGCTGTCTTGCATCCAGAGGCACGGACTCGGGCAGCGCGGGCAGCTGAGCCTCCTGGTAACTTCGGCTTTCAAGGTGGGCCCCGCCCTGCCCATAAAAGGGATTGGAGAGCCCGAAGATTTCGTAGGCGAGTGCACCAACCGCCCAGGCATCAGCCTTGCTGTAGTCGATCACGGCCTTGGGCCCAGGGCAGGCGGTAGACACCTGTTTGGAAAGCAACAGGTGAGCTTCACGCTgccggtatttttttttttttttaaagagtttatttatttgaccgacagagatcacaagtaggcagagaggcaggcagagagtgagagggaagcaggctccccgctgagcagagagcccgatgcggggctcaatcccaggaccctgagatcatgaccagagccgaaggcagaggctttaacccactgagccacccaggtgccccgctgctGGCATTTCTAACACACTCATGTACCTACATAGCACCTGACTCGTGGGCTAATCTGAACTCTGTCCCAAGGAACCTGGAATTTGAGTGAGTTGTGGCTCAGACCCAGAAGAATTTTCTTAGGTTGCCTACTTCATGCTGACAAAACACACATCTCCTGTAAACATTAGGAAGGGCCAGACTCACACACAGGGGAAAGGGACTTGTGCCAAATTTAGGGTCAGAAAAGAGAGGTGTCGGGTAGGGGGTAGGTAATGAGGCAGCGAGTCTCGTCCTCCCAGTCAGTGGAAACAAGATGGAGATGACTGCTGACTGCACAGGACATGTTCCACAAGACTCACCTCAGGAGCCATCAGGCAGCCGTTTCCACCCCGATCCACATACCAGCTGGTGAAAGGCAGCTGCAGGCCGGTGCGCTCGTCAGCCAGGCAGCAACCGAAGTCTGTGATCACCAGCCAGGGGCAGCCatctggggaggggacaggcagaggtGAGTGACTGGTTCTCTCCTGAGGGGCCTTCGTAGGTGCCCTACCACAGACACCAAGACGTGGGTGAGGGGCTAACGGACACGGTATCAGCCCAGGAGCGTGGGCCAGCGAGGCCCGGGTGGGTGGCCACTCACCAGGGCACTCAACGGGAGGCCAGCTACGGGAGCCCAAAGATGTCTCCAGGGAAACCAAAGCCCTCAAGCAAAGAACTAGATGAAAGCTGGGCTCAACGTAACTGATCAAGCAATCGGAGCTGTCCCAAGACTGAAGGAACTGCTCCCGGTTTACTCAGCAGATGGCGCTTAGCTCTGATGTCCCAGAGATCTTTGATCTGAACTTGAAACCCCAAGTCCAAACCTAAGAAACGGGTATGTTGGGGGTTAGTTATTTGTAAAAGGGGTCACACAGACTTCCTTCAAGAAGCTAGTTCCTCGAGCAATTTAATGGCCCATTACTTAAGTCTTCCAGCTCAAAATTTACCCGCCCTCCGGCTGTCCTTCACAGGTTAAGTGGCCGCCAGCCTCCACTTCAGTGCTTCCTCTGTGGGGAACTGGGAGCTCACTGTGTCCAGGGGCAGCTGGGCTTACATTCGGACAGCTCTCACTGTCtgaaaattctttcttctgctgagCTAAATCTACCTCTCTCTTCTTTGACAAAACTTTCGCCGCTGAGGTTTTTGTTCTGTAAGTGGGCAACAGAAGGAACTGGGGGACTATTAACCATCCCCACAAAGAGAAGAAAGCCTCCATTTTGAAGGAGAGATTTCTCGTCTCTTGGGTACAGAGCTAAATTAAGACATAATTCTAGTAGGACATAAAACCCGAAAGCACTGAAGGGTCCTAAGTGTCTGCAGAGCCGAAGTCTGGTGCCCCTGGAGATCTGGGAGGGTGTGGCCAGGACCCACCTGCATCCAACTCCACGAGGATGTTGTCAGATTTTAAGTCTCTGTGCGCAACGCCCTGTTGAACCAGATGATCCACGGCCTCCAACAGCTGCAAGATCATCACGGTGGCGAGGCGGGGGCTTGGGGTGTGCTCACGAAGGTACTGGCGCAGCGTACAGGGGTAGCTGGTGGAGAGGGTGACAGGGTCTTGGGCTGTCGCACATCAGTGGTCCCCCCAGCATCTTATTTACTATTAGGATGATGGCCCTTCCTCTTCTTTggagtttttttattttctccgccccccccccccccagtattcTGTTACCACCCATTATCCTGAAGTCAGGGCGGGAGAGCTGGGGCCCCACATGACGGAAGTAATGGTACAGATACTCCTTCCTCACGCCAGTGACAGGCGTGCCAGGAGGTGCAGGGGGTTAGGGAGGAAAACTGTTTTTACACAACTGGTAAGGCAGGCCACAGAGAGGGGCAAGAGTCGAATAGACTAAAAACACTGGTGAGAACTAGGTTCTGAATGAAGAGGAGTCTCCATTTTCGTGAAAAGTCACCCCAAAGGAACCCCGCCTTCTGGGATACTATGCCCTTAGCATGGGTGAGggcccccctccctgccacccgGGGGTTCCAGGTGCACAGAGGCACAACCAGTTCCTACTTACTTCTTCATAACAAGGAAGAGCGTCCGCCCGTGGCCCAGGCCTTTGGGGTGAAGGCGTGGGGGCAGCACATCGGGGTAATCGACCAGGGCGCCTGGCAGCAGGGGTACAGAAGAGGTGAAGGCACGGAAGACCCGGATGATGTTGGGGTGAGGGGCCAGTTGCTTGGGACCTCCCTTGGATCTTCTATTTCAGCCAAATGGGACAAATATAGGAATCCAGTATCAGACAAACTGGTTGGAAAGATAATCATGCCATGATAAATACTGACattcacccatttttaaatttatcaaatgTGTACTGTAGATCTGCTGTGTGTCGGGTACAGAAGCTGgtgttaaagggaaaaaaaaaacccataaatatgACTTGTCACATCTGATGACTCCCCtggtccatccatctgtccatccatcaaTCCCATGCAGTGGAATACGGTGGTTAAGAGACTGGAATCATGACTATATGGTTTGAATTCCAGGTCCGCTACTGTAAGCCTCTCCCCAGGTTCCTTCTCTGGGCTCAGTCTCAATTGCCAAAGGGAATAAGGTAGTAGCATTAAGTTGTAAGGTTAATGCTTATATAAAGGACCTAGAATCTCTAATGGCAGATTCTGGCATAACCCTTAAAGTGTAGTATGAGCTCAAACCTttgttgaagggcacctgggtggctcagtcagttaagcatctgccttcggctcaggtcatgatcctgggattctgggatggagccccgcatgggactacctgctcagcggggtgtctgcttcttcctctccctctgcctctacccctccccctgctctttcgtgccttctctctctctctcaaataaataaatcttttaaaatacccCACAAAACCTTTGCAGACACAGATGCAATTTATAGTACAGAAgtcacctgcctgcctgcccacctgTCCCCCTCGGGGAGCCCCAAAGTCCCACAGCCCTGCTGAGGAGCACAGTGGCTCTGTTCTGGATGGCATGAGTCAGCCTGCTAGGTCTGGGCCCCACCCCTCAGCCAGTACTCTCACTGGGTGGGCTCCTAGCTCCAGGGCAAGGAGCCTGCAGTCCCATCTGAGACACAAATGGTTGTGGGAACGGAATGAGGGCCAGTTCATTTCTCTTCTTGAGGAGCGCTGGTGAACAACCTGGTAGTAACTAAGCAGTGAGCAGTGGGCTGAAGGTGAAGGATGCCATGAGGCTTGACCGGGGCCAGGGGAAGCCAGAGAGATATAGAAACCAAAGGCACACAGACACAGAAGAGCTGTGGGGTAAGAAATAAGGacactggggggcacctgggtggctcagtgggttgggcctgtgccttaggctcaggtcatgatcccagagtcctgggatcgagccccgcatcgggctctctgctcagcggggagcctgcttcctcctctctctgtctgcctgcctctctgcctacttgtgatctctgtcaatagaGATAgataaaataggtaaaatcttaaaataatagataaatagataaaaatagatcaatagataaaatcttaaaataacaaaaaaggaaatgaagacactGGGCGGCAGAAAGCAGACAATGGAGAAGCCCAGAGACATGAAGCCAGCACTACGGGAGCAAGATGCCCGCCCCCGTCTTGAGATCCGCCTCAGTTCCCGAGCCTTGAGCTGTGATCCTGATTCTCCCACTGGCCCCAGTGGCCCCAGGCTAGGAACAACACTTTAACTCCCTTGATTGCTTACATTGCTGCTCTCAGATGGACTCAGGAGAAAGCAGTAGGCTGCACGTGGACTGACTCCACAGCTCGGGCACACGGGAGTCTTCCCGACCACGGAAGGGGCTTTCCACGTGCTTTCTCAAGTCCCTGTGTCTGCGCCCCCCGCTTCTGACAGCACTGCGACTATACACCAAGCAGCCGAGACGCAGCTCTTCGCAGGGTCTGCAAGCAGGGAAGCGAGCACACCGCCTGCCACGGAGCTGGGAGCGCGGGCTGCcacccacccctcttccctctgtggagaaggcctctctggctacttctctgcctattcatcttcAAAAGGCAGCACTGATGGTCCCTTCGAGAGGCCTTTCGGAATGGGCTTCCCTCAGCACCTGAGCGTCCATGATTCTAGCACTTTCTACCCTGACCTCTGCTCCCGACTCGTCTGGTTCCTCGGCCACACACACAACTCTTGGGGAACaggctgaatttttttaaagctcctggCAGTGCCAAGACTGGAATGAGTGTTATCTGCGCCGGGGACAGAGCAGCTGGTAGGGATGAGTGGCGCTCCCCTCGGGCATTACTTAACAACCAGAAGTCACGTCGATTTTCCAACGTTCGGAATTGGGCATTCTGGGACGGCCTGCGCTCTCTGCTCCAGGGTGAACCAGCCAGCTGCACTCTTCCCCAGTTCGAGTCATCCAACCACTACAAAGCCAACGTTAACTACATCACTTACCATCTATTACACGTCCGCCGGACACCGCTCTGAGGACACAGGTGAGGATTTTGCTAAGAACTCACAGCCAGTCTGGTTAGCAGACAGTGCTTACCTGTAAGTGACCGCTCCATACTCCCCGGCCAAGGCCACTCGACTAGCTGGGACTAGCTCCTGGCTCATGGTACTAAAGATGGCTTCGCTGGAAGAGCCCGCCTGGAACACAGTCATGAATTCGGAGTTACACATACCTGAGCACGTCCAAGTCCTCCATGCAATCTGAACTAGACAGCTACTGCCTAGAATTAtttgaggttttttaaaaagactttatttttaagtaatctctacacccatgtggggcttgaactcacaaccccaagatcaagagttgcatgatccactgactgagccagccaggtgctcccagaaTTGCTTTTGATATTCAAGTTAGGACAAACTCCCTGGAGGTACCGGGTGGCTCAGGttatgttctcagggttgtgggattgagccctgtggggtggagggggctgctcagcagggagtctgcttgtccctctccctctgcctctcctcctgctcatgctctaataaataaaatcttaaaaaaaaaaaaaaaaagataaattcactGAAATAGCAAGGCAAGCTAGTCCctccagggagagagagggcagagaggccCTCTGTGCCAACTCCCAGGGGGTTTCAACATCAcacctcaaattcttttttttttttttttcacacctcAAATTCTTGACAGCTCAGGTGCCCAGGGTAGGAAGAGATGGCAAGATAAGGGGAGGGACCTTTCTTCCTGCCATCAATGCCTCCGGTCACCACCAGGCTCCAACTGGCCACTGGGTCACAAAGACTCGCCCCTGCAGGCTGCCTTCAGCGGACAGGCAGA is from Meles meles chromosome 1, mMelMel3.1 paternal haplotype, whole genome shotgun sequence and encodes:
- the PINK1 gene encoding serine/threonine-protein kinase PINK1, mitochondrial gives rise to the protein MAVRQALGRGLQLGRALLLRFTAKPGPGYVWGRPERPGPAAGWGRGERPGQAAGPGAESRRLGLGLPDRYRFFRQSVAGLAARLQRQFAVRARAGAGPCGRAVFLAFGLGLGLIEEKQAEGRRAVSACQEIQAIFTQKNKLLPDPLDTRRWQGFRLEEYLIGQSIGKGCSAAVYEATMPVLPRSLEVVKSVRPLPGRDPDVVPRKEEPASPPAFPLAIKMMWNISAGSSSEAIFSTMSQELVPASRVALAGEYGAVTYRRSKGGPKQLAPHPNIIRVFRAFTSSVPLLPGALVDYPDVLPPRLHPKGLGHGRTLFLVMKNYPCTLRQYLREHTPSPRLATVMILQLLEAVDHLVQQGVAHRDLKSDNILVELDADGCPWLVITDFGCCLADERTGLQLPFTSWYVDRGGNGCLMAPEVSTACPGPKAVIDYSKADAWAVGALAYEIFGLSNPFYGQGGAHLESRSYQEAQLPALPESVPLDARQLVRSLLQRDASKRPSARVAANVLHLSLWGEHTLALRNLKLDKMIGWLLQQSAATLLADRRPEKSCVETKMKMLFLANLEYEALCQAALLLCSWRAAP